A genomic window from Cricetulus griseus strain 17A/GY chromosome 4, alternate assembly CriGri-PICRH-1.0, whole genome shotgun sequence includes:
- the LOC113835296 gene encoding prostate and testis expressed protein 3-like, translating to MHLAFRHYAGLPLRNLAGCTCQYSSTLVLKCEECSSYLHKQCKHKMNVCIAEDGESCMIIRTWSPPNNVNNPTSGSSRCQKNCTIDEYEYSDTAVLTTCCDKYDFCNDINVPVDEWY from the exons ATGCATttagcattcaggcattatgctggcctgcccctgcgGAACCTGGCAGGATGCACTTGCCAGTACTCAAGCA CTTTAGTTCTCAAGTGTGAAGAATGTTCGTCCTATTTACATAAGCAATGTAAACACAAAATGAACGTATGCATTGCAGAAGATGGTGAATCGTGTATGATTATTAGAACCTGGTCTCCACCTAACAATG TGAATAATCCAACAAGTGGGAGTTCCAGGTGCCAGAAAAACTGTACAATAGATGAGTATGAATACAGCGACACTGCAGTATTGACAACCTGCTGTGATAAATACGACTTTTGCAATGATATCAATGTCCCGGTTGATGAATGGTACTGA